Proteins from a single region of Desulfatirhabdium butyrativorans DSM 18734:
- a CDS encoding 3-oxoacyl-ACP synthase III family protein yields MEPMIHAIISATGSYIPNQAIPNSAFLDSSFYDRDGRPLNQPNEKIIKKLQEITGIRERRYVDDELCTSDIAYYAAVEALGDTDRESLDYIIVAHNFGDVRSGGTRVDQVPTIASRVKHRLGINNPYCVAYDIPFGCPGWLQGMIMADYYIRSGDVQRVLVIGAETLSRLYDPHDVDCMIYADGAGAAVVESADTDHGIISHVSRTDAVDHAYLLKMGPSYNPGKPCEELFIKMHGHDIYRYAIKTVPLVIRQCLEKAGLRLEDVNKVIVHQANEKLDQAILKNLFSLYGFGPIPETIMPMMISWAGNSSVATLPTLLDLILKEKLDDHQLNSGDVAVFASVGAGMNVNAMVYRMP; encoded by the coding sequence ATGGAACCCATGATACACGCCATCATTTCCGCTACAGGTTCTTACATTCCCAATCAAGCAATTCCCAATTCGGCGTTTTTAGACAGCAGCTTCTACGATCGGGATGGCCGGCCACTGAATCAGCCCAACGAAAAGATTATCAAAAAGCTCCAGGAGATCACCGGTATCCGGGAACGCCGATACGTCGATGATGAATTGTGCACCAGTGATATTGCCTACTATGCCGCTGTGGAAGCGCTCGGAGATACAGACAGGGAATCGCTGGATTACATCATCGTCGCCCATAATTTCGGTGATGTGCGCTCCGGAGGCACGCGTGTGGATCAGGTTCCGACCATCGCTTCCAGGGTCAAGCATCGACTGGGCATCAACAATCCCTATTGCGTGGCCTATGACATCCCCTTTGGATGTCCGGGCTGGCTGCAGGGGATGATCATGGCCGACTATTACATTCGGTCAGGCGATGTTCAGCGGGTGCTGGTGATCGGCGCTGAGACGCTGTCACGCCTTTATGATCCCCATGATGTGGATTGCATGATTTACGCCGATGGAGCTGGGGCCGCCGTAGTGGAATCCGCTGACACCGACCATGGAATCATATCCCATGTGAGCCGCACCGACGCTGTGGATCATGCCTATTTGCTCAAGATGGGGCCATCGTATAATCCTGGCAAACCGTGCGAAGAGCTTTTCATTAAAATGCATGGGCACGATATCTATCGTTATGCCATCAAAACCGTTCCGCTGGTGATTCGACAATGCCTTGAAAAAGCCGGTCTCAGACTGGAGGATGTCAATAAGGTCATTGTTCACCAAGCCAATGAGAAATTGGATCAGGCCATTCTCAAGAATCTTTTTTCCCTATACGGTTTCGGGCCAATCCCCGAAACCATTATGCCCATGATGATTTCCTGGGCAGGCAACAGCTCTGTGGCAACCCTGCCCACGCTGCTCGATTTGATTTTAAAAGAAAAACTCGATGATCATCAGTTGAACTCGGGGGATGTTGCCGTATTTGCTTCCGTTGGGGCAGGTATGAACGTCAATGCCATGGTGTATCGAATGCCCTGA
- a CDS encoding cation diffusion facilitator family transporter, translating to MPGCGCGCGCSVETSRSIERKALWILLGINAAMFFGELLFGWLFDSMGLVADSIDMFADAWVYGISLYAIGKSKKLQADAASTAGVLQFLLALGVLVEVMHRFFTGSEPVGIGMMVVSVTALAANVVCLVLIARHRDGGVHMRASWIFSKNDVIANVGVLISASLVWITGSNYPDLLIGAIIGVIVLRGGIQILDEAKAAATQASISCSDTAAPLRPLPRQTPPFAGMTQKDFCNWLT from the coding sequence ATGCCGGGATGCGGGTGTGGCTGTGGCTGCAGTGTGGAAACCAGTCGATCGATCGAGCGAAAAGCGCTGTGGATCCTGTTGGGGATTAACGCAGCGATGTTTTTTGGGGAATTGCTTTTCGGATGGCTTTTCGACTCGATGGGATTGGTGGCCGATTCGATCGACATGTTTGCCGATGCATGGGTGTACGGGATTTCTCTCTATGCAATCGGCAAATCGAAAAAACTTCAGGCGGATGCCGCATCGACGGCAGGTGTGTTGCAGTTTCTACTCGCGCTTGGCGTGCTGGTGGAGGTGATGCATCGCTTTTTTACGGGAAGCGAGCCGGTGGGCATCGGCATGATGGTGGTCAGCGTCACGGCGCTGGCCGCAAACGTGGTTTGTCTGGTACTGATCGCCAGGCACAGAGACGGCGGGGTTCACATGCGGGCATCCTGGATATTTTCTAAAAACGATGTCATCGCAAATGTCGGTGTGCTGATTTCCGCCTCGCTTGTCTGGATCACGGGCAGCAATTATCCGGATCTGCTGATTGGCGCGATCATCGGCGTGATCGTACTGCGCGGCGGCATCCAGATTTTGGATGAAGCCAAAGCGGCTGCAACCCAGGCAAGTATTTCCTGTTCGGATACCGCCGCTCCGTTGCGACCGCTTCCCCGGCAGACTCCTCCTTTCGCCGGAATGACGCAGAAGGACTTTTGCAATTGGCTCACATGA
- a CDS encoding methyltransferase domain-containing protein yields MLTDTDKLAAITFTIDWESEIAHHTDQYHGQRINFWRDCFPKSFGQDLLNRFPGDTIEKAFPPGEIVPPFNPKHEFSIQSNQFTTRGSDGPIHPRQGRFYPKGLLQGIANVFPQNIEPFRVLSMEKEKIYISFNHPLASAPLQFRAEITEVISKPADRGGTCIDWMETLTSGPGMQARASGQPTDFFSDDPFGREDGTDDGIFYGKPRLVQHLDDRAILEIRRLYEKLLPENADVLDLMSSWTSHLPDDLSLGAVTGLGMNAEELEQNPRLNRRIVHDLNRDPKLPFSDNAFDAITCTASVEYLIQPFSVFEELARVLKPGGICIVTVSNRWFPPKAIRIWKDLHEFERMGLILEYFLSTGKFEDLHTHSLRGLPRPETDKYFGSQRYSDPVYAVWGRRR; encoded by the coding sequence ATGCTGACAGACACCGACAAACTGGCTGCAATTACATTCACCATCGATTGGGAAAGCGAAATCGCCCATCATACGGATCAGTACCACGGACAACGGATCAATTTCTGGCGGGATTGTTTCCCCAAATCTTTCGGACAGGACCTGTTGAACCGGTTTCCGGGCGATACCATCGAAAAAGCTTTCCCGCCCGGGGAAATCGTTCCGCCGTTCAACCCCAAACATGAATTTTCCATTCAATCAAACCAATTCACCACCAGGGGTTCCGATGGGCCGATCCACCCGAGGCAAGGTCGTTTTTACCCCAAAGGCTTGCTGCAGGGCATCGCCAATGTGTTCCCGCAGAATATCGAGCCCTTCCGGGTGCTCTCGATGGAAAAAGAAAAAATATACATCAGCTTCAACCATCCCCTGGCAAGCGCCCCCCTCCAGTTTCGGGCCGAAATTACCGAGGTAATATCCAAGCCAGCCGACCGTGGCGGGACCTGTATCGATTGGATGGAAACGCTGACCAGCGGGCCCGGAATGCAGGCTCGCGCTTCAGGGCAGCCCACCGATTTTTTTTCGGACGATCCGTTCGGGCGGGAGGATGGAACCGATGACGGTATCTTTTATGGCAAGCCCCGTCTGGTGCAGCACCTGGATGATCGGGCGATCCTCGAAATCCGGCGGCTGTATGAAAAGCTTCTGCCCGAAAACGCAGATGTTCTCGATTTGATGAGCAGTTGGACATCCCACCTGCCCGATGATTTGTCCCTGGGCGCTGTCACCGGATTGGGCATGAACGCCGAAGAACTCGAACAAAACCCCAGGCTGAATCGCCGGATCGTTCACGATTTGAATCGCGATCCGAAGCTGCCGTTTTCGGACAACGCCTTCGATGCCATCACCTGTACGGCATCTGTCGAATACCTGATCCAGCCGTTTTCGGTGTTCGAAGAACTGGCCCGGGTGCTCAAACCCGGGGGGATCTGCATCGTCACCGTCTCCAACCGCTGGTTTCCGCCAAAAGCCATCCGCATCTGGAAGGACTTGCACGAATTCGAACGGATGGGCCTGATCCTCGAATATTTTCTGTCCACCGGAAAATTCGAGGATTTACATACACATTCTCTGCGAGGCCTGCCCAGACCCGAGACGGACAAGTATTTCGGATCACAGCGATATTCCGATCCGGTATATGCGGTATGGGGCAGGCGCCGGTAG
- a CDS encoding TolC family protein: MKPRVWYGILCLFWLIGNAGLEPARAGESAPILNLQDCLEMTLNYSREMLAATEGIRQSEGLYVQERSAALPRISFNSGLLRSRDKSMAMGPDMETETDIYQSGLTLKQAVFTWGQVSAALDAAALDKEASEHRLRQARALALRETAIRFYDVLLSRELERVASATVSQKRRHLDETMRRNELGVATDYDVLAARVALANAGVEKTRSENTVRLAVDRLRYMIGHPGPFDVTGSLSARVEQPLSLEVLIEKALASRPEMAYAESQIHIYEKLKKVASAGDKPRIDFEANLQWQSYGNARFDYPGESWNAGLYLSFPFFDGLKTKGSLIQADSRIANARIEKDRLIDDIALEARDAVNRIAEAIDILDAMQTTVEQAEKLLEMAEAGYRAGVKTRLEVDDAQLNLTSARTSLARAKREYIAARIQMLWIAGDNLLQTLSPDA, encoded by the coding sequence ATGAAGCCCCGCGTCTGGTATGGCATTCTGTGCCTCTTTTGGCTGATCGGGAATGCGGGCCTGGAACCCGCTCGGGCTGGGGAATCTGCTCCGATACTGAACCTGCAGGATTGCCTCGAAATGACACTGAACTACAGCCGGGAAATGCTTGCCGCAACAGAAGGTATCCGGCAATCGGAAGGCTTGTACGTTCAGGAACGATCGGCTGCATTGCCCAGGATCAGCTTCAATTCCGGGCTGCTGCGTTCACGGGACAAATCGATGGCCATGGGGCCCGACATGGAAACCGAAACCGACATCTATCAATCCGGCCTCACCCTCAAGCAGGCCGTTTTCACCTGGGGACAGGTGAGCGCTGCCCTCGATGCGGCGGCACTCGACAAGGAGGCGTCCGAGCATCGGCTGCGACAGGCAAGGGCCCTGGCGCTTCGGGAGACGGCCATCCGCTTTTATGACGTGCTCCTGTCCCGGGAGCTCGAACGGGTGGCATCTGCAACCGTTTCCCAGAAACGCCGCCATCTCGATGAAACCATGCGGAGAAACGAGCTGGGTGTTGCGACGGATTATGATGTTCTTGCCGCACGGGTGGCTCTGGCCAATGCAGGGGTGGAGAAGACGCGATCCGAGAACACCGTGCGGCTTGCCGTAGACCGGTTGCGCTACATGATCGGCCATCCCGGTCCCTTCGATGTGACGGGAAGCCTGTCCGCACGGGTCGAACAGCCACTGTCGCTGGAAGTCCTGATCGAAAAGGCTTTGGCCAGTCGTCCGGAAATGGCCTATGCCGAGAGCCAGATCCATATATACGAAAAGTTGAAGAAAGTCGCATCCGCAGGAGACAAGCCACGGATCGACTTCGAGGCCAATCTCCAGTGGCAAAGCTACGGAAACGCCCGGTTTGACTACCCGGGCGAATCCTGGAACGCCGGACTGTACCTCTCGTTTCCCTTTTTTGACGGTTTGAAGACAAAGGGAAGCCTCATCCAGGCCGACAGCCGCATCGCCAACGCCAGAATCGAAAAGGACCGGCTCATCGATGACATTGCCCTCGAAGCCCGGGATGCCGTCAACCGAATTGCGGAAGCTATCGATATCCTGGATGCCATGCAGACCACGGTCGAACAGGCCGAAAAACTTCTCGAAATGGCCGAGGCCGGATACCGGGCCGGCGTCAAGACCCGGCTTGAAGTCGATGATGCACAGCTCAACCTGACCTCGGCCAGGACATCCCTTGCCCGGGCCAAACGGGAATACATCGCAGCCCGGATTCAGATGCTCTGGATCGCCGGGGACAATTTGCTGCAGACGCTTTCGCCGGACGCCTGA
- a CDS encoding efflux RND transporter permease subunit: MFLSALSIKRPVFATVMMLALVTLGAFAYRHLTIDEYPDVEIPVMSITTVYEGAPPETVEREVSRRIEEAINTIQGVKHIHSTSQEGISSVVVEFTLETKLNDAVQEGRAKINAIRSELPEKIEDPVIQKLDFSAAPIVSLAVRSDTRSDRELTTLVDKRIKRRIENVSGVGRVDLVGDRKREVNVWLNLQRIEAMGLGINEIISGLRGENVNTPLGRINRGEMEIPVRISGKPNHVNEYETMIVAYRNGLPVRLGDIARIEDGIEEPRTLALVNGQPAVALNVLKQSGANTVAVADAVKHVADTLKNELPADVRLEIVRDGSVFIRESVEDVETTMIIGGILTVLIVFCFLNSWRSTVITGLTLPISVISSFIVMMALGFTLNVMTLMGLSLAIGLLIDDAIVVRENIVRHLQQGEDHQTASLEGTREIGLAVMATTFSIVAVFIPVAYMKGIIGRFFYQFGITVTFAVLVSLFVSFTLDPMLSSRWVDPDIESNDETGRRRNALYHMLERFNRWFESLAKGYQSIITWALQHRVAVVGLGSLSFISALMLAPHLGSSFFTTYDRAEFQIDFTASPDASLLETRGRTLEILELLKTTPGIELTYATIGAGTTGTVRDGSIFVKLVPKSQRRFNQQQIEEQIRQGMIRISGIIAKIGEVGNLHGASPINLNIRGEDLETLKILSERFKREMARIPGIVDITSSLDQDKTEIRVRVDRARAMSVGIATDQVRASLGAFLGGTVATTWEDADGDAYNVRVRLPDSDRRDMSQIRKLSLVSMRPDGARVAIPLSDVIELRQDVSPAKIQRLDLRRRVTVQAKNIGVSLGDAVGQIQQQTASIPLPPGYALSWSGEAEDMAETFQYIFEALALAVILIYLILAAQFESFIAPLSIMVSLPLSLIGVVGLLYLTHDTMNIMSLIGLIMLMGLVTKNAILLVDYAQTLQSRGYDRFASLVESGKTRLRPILMTTLAMIFGMLPLALALGPGAEMRAPMARGVIGGLITSTLLTLIMVPVVYTLLLDGMDWIRKWKLRWALRQERRVQG; this comes from the coding sequence ATGTTTCTTTCCGCACTGTCCATCAAACGGCCGGTATTTGCAACGGTCATGATGTTGGCGCTTGTCACCCTCGGCGCCTTTGCCTACCGTCATCTGACGATCGATGAATATCCGGATGTGGAAATTCCGGTCATGAGCATTACCACCGTCTACGAAGGCGCCCCTCCCGAAACCGTTGAACGGGAAGTCAGCCGCCGAATCGAAGAAGCCATCAACACCATCCAGGGCGTCAAGCACATTCACTCGACATCCCAGGAAGGCATTTCCAGCGTGGTCGTGGAATTCACGCTGGAAACCAAACTCAACGACGCCGTTCAGGAGGGACGGGCCAAAATCAATGCCATCCGATCGGAGCTTCCGGAAAAAATCGAGGATCCGGTCATTCAAAAACTCGATTTTTCAGCCGCGCCCATCGTATCCCTGGCTGTGCGAAGCGATACCCGCTCGGACCGTGAACTGACAACCCTGGTTGACAAACGGATCAAGCGCAGAATCGAAAACGTATCCGGTGTCGGCAGGGTCGATCTTGTCGGGGATCGAAAACGTGAAGTCAATGTCTGGCTCAACCTGCAACGAATCGAGGCGATGGGGCTCGGGATCAACGAAATCATCTCCGGTCTGCGGGGAGAAAACGTCAACACGCCGCTCGGCAGAATCAACCGGGGGGAGATGGAAATTCCGGTGCGCATTTCCGGAAAACCCAATCACGTAAACGAATACGAGACCATGATCGTTGCCTACCGCAATGGGCTTCCGGTGCGTCTTGGAGATATCGCCCGGATCGAAGACGGGATCGAAGAGCCCCGCACCCTCGCACTTGTCAATGGCCAGCCCGCCGTTGCGCTCAACGTGCTCAAACAATCCGGCGCCAATACGGTGGCAGTCGCCGATGCCGTCAAACATGTCGCAGATACCCTGAAAAACGAGCTGCCTGCCGATGTCCGGCTCGAAATCGTGCGGGACGGATCGGTCTTCATCCGGGAATCGGTAGAGGATGTGGAAACCACCATGATCATCGGCGGCATCCTCACAGTGCTTATCGTGTTCTGCTTTCTCAACTCCTGGCGCTCGACGGTCATTACAGGTCTGACTCTTCCGATCAGCGTCATCTCCTCCTTTATCGTCATGATGGCGCTGGGGTTCACCCTCAACGTAATGACCCTGATGGGGCTCTCGCTGGCCATCGGTCTACTGATTGACGATGCCATCGTGGTGCGGGAGAACATCGTCCGGCACCTGCAGCAAGGCGAAGACCATCAAACGGCTTCCCTGGAAGGAACCCGGGAAATCGGCCTTGCCGTCATGGCCACCACCTTCAGCATCGTAGCCGTATTCATTCCGGTTGCCTATATGAAAGGTATCATCGGTCGCTTTTTCTATCAGTTCGGGATCACGGTCACCTTCGCCGTGCTCGTATCGCTCTTTGTCTCCTTTACACTGGACCCGATGCTCTCCTCCCGATGGGTGGATCCGGACATCGAATCGAACGACGAAACCGGCAGACGCAGAAATGCGCTCTACCACATGCTGGAAAGGTTCAACCGCTGGTTCGAATCCCTGGCCAAAGGCTACCAGTCCATCATCACCTGGGCGCTGCAGCACCGCGTCGCCGTCGTTGGCCTCGGGAGCCTTTCCTTCATTTCCGCCCTGATGCTCGCCCCTCATCTGGGCAGCTCCTTTTTCACGACCTATGACCGGGCCGAGTTCCAGATCGATTTTACGGCTTCACCGGATGCCAGTCTTCTCGAAACCCGGGGCCGAACGCTCGAAATCCTGGAACTGCTGAAGACAACACCCGGGATCGAACTGACGTATGCCACCATTGGCGCGGGTACAACCGGAACCGTCCGCGACGGATCGATTTTCGTCAAGCTTGTGCCAAAGTCGCAACGGCGGTTTAATCAACAGCAGATCGAAGAGCAGATTCGCCAGGGAATGATCCGGATATCGGGCATCATCGCCAAGATCGGGGAGGTCGGCAATCTACATGGGGCTTCCCCCATCAATCTCAACATCCGGGGTGAAGACCTTGAAACGCTCAAAATCCTTTCCGAACGATTCAAACGGGAGATGGCCAGGATTCCGGGAATCGTCGATATCACGAGCTCTCTCGATCAGGACAAGACAGAGATCCGGGTGCGGGTGGACAGGGCCAGGGCGATGAGTGTAGGGATCGCGACGGATCAGGTTCGTGCAAGCCTTGGCGCATTTCTGGGTGGAACGGTGGCAACGACATGGGAAGATGCCGACGGTGATGCCTACAACGTGAGGGTGCGCCTACCAGACAGTGATCGCAGGGACATGTCCCAGATTCGCAAGCTAAGCCTCGTTTCGATGAGGCCCGATGGGGCCCGGGTAGCCATCCCCCTTTCGGATGTGATCGAGCTGCGTCAGGACGTCTCTCCCGCCAAGATCCAACGCCTCGATCTGCGTCGCCGGGTCACCGTTCAAGCAAAGAACATCGGAGTTTCCCTTGGGGACGCGGTAGGGCAGATTCAACAGCAGACGGCATCGATTCCGCTTCCGCCTGGTTATGCCCTCAGCTGGAGCGGTGAGGCCGAAGACATGGCCGAGACCTTTCAATACATTTTCGAAGCGCTCGCGCTGGCCGTCATTCTGATCTACCTGATTCTGGCGGCTCAGTTCGAAAGCTTCATCGCTCCCCTTTCGATCATGGTCTCCCTGCCGCTGTCTCTGATCGGCGTCGTCGGGCTCCTGTACCTGACGCACGACACGATGAACATCATGTCCCTCATCGGCCTGATCATGCTGATGGGGCTTGTGACCAAGAACGCCATTCTGCTCGTCGACTATGCCCAGACACTCCAGAGCCGGGGATACGATCGGTTCGCATCCCTTGTCGAATCGGGTAAGACCCGACTTCGGCCGATCCTGATGACGACACTGGCCATGATCTTCGGCATGCTGCCGCTTGCCCTCGCCCTGGGGCCCGGCGCCGAAATGCGTGCACCCATGGCGCGCGGGGTCATCGGCGGGTTGATCACTTCCACCTTGCTGACACTGATCATGGTACCCGTTGTCTACACCCTGCTGCTCGACGGGATGGACTGGATCAGGAAATGGAAGCTCCGATGGGCGCTGCGGCAGGAAAGGAGGGTGCAAGGATGA
- a CDS encoding efflux RND transporter periplasmic adaptor subunit, whose protein sequence is MKKLYFICIGLLLAAGLTWVVLKHQPPASVAAPAPESATTSVETVRIEKTTMIQSVDIYGSLAPKLATQVRVEIPGTVQSIRVKEWDKVKTGDTLLQLDPMDVSLAVQQAKASHQMALAQETQAKVDLDRAQREWDRSLRLKQGGLITAQECDERLSALEAARARLELARAQVSQAAARLAEVSRSLQKMTVVSPIQGTVSQRHVDIGHFVDKGAALFTIVDNRILDLTATVAAVDLVSVHEGQQILFSVDGFGDRTFEGTVKRINPVVDATDRSGKIVAEVANSGELLRGGLFVRGRIVVKRHENAAVLPKSGLVQWDLQQRTASVLVVNAENIIESRAVSTGMSDEQWVEIRSGIDPTDRVVIRGGFTVKPGDKVRVSQQSPALSPAQEKENG, encoded by the coding sequence ATGAAAAAATTGTATTTTATCTGCATCGGCCTCCTGCTAGCGGCAGGTCTGACCTGGGTCGTTCTGAAACATCAGCCGCCTGCCTCGGTGGCTGCCCCGGCTCCGGAATCCGCTACCACAAGTGTTGAAACCGTCCGGATCGAGAAGACAACGATGATACAATCCGTAGATATCTATGGATCGCTGGCACCTAAGCTTGCTACACAGGTGCGGGTCGAAATTCCGGGAACCGTTCAGAGCATTCGGGTGAAAGAGTGGGACAAGGTCAAAACCGGAGATACATTGCTTCAGCTCGATCCAATGGATGTTTCACTGGCCGTACAGCAGGCAAAGGCTTCGCATCAAATGGCTCTTGCACAGGAAACCCAGGCAAAAGTCGACCTGGATCGGGCGCAACGGGAATGGGACAGGAGTCTACGGTTGAAGCAGGGCGGCCTGATCACGGCCCAGGAATGCGACGAGCGGCTAAGCGCACTGGAAGCGGCACGGGCAAGGCTTGAGCTGGCCAGGGCACAGGTATCGCAGGCAGCCGCCCGACTTGCGGAGGTGAGCCGGAGCCTTCAAAAAATGACCGTGGTCTCCCCCATTCAGGGCACGGTTTCCCAGCGGCATGTCGATATCGGTCATTTTGTAGACAAGGGCGCCGCACTTTTTACCATCGTCGATAACCGGATCCTGGACCTGACGGCAACGGTTGCGGCAGTCGATCTGGTTTCGGTGCACGAAGGACAACAAATCCTCTTTTCCGTGGACGGGTTCGGGGATCGCACGTTTGAGGGAACCGTCAAGCGGATCAATCCCGTAGTCGATGCAACCGATCGCTCCGGAAAGATCGTCGCCGAAGTCGCCAACTCCGGAGAGCTGTTGCGCGGCGGACTGTTCGTACGCGGCCGGATTGTGGTGAAGCGGCATGAAAACGCTGCTGTGCTTCCCAAATCGGGACTTGTCCAGTGGGACCTTCAACAGCGAACGGCCTCCGTTCTCGTCGTCAATGCAGAAAACATCATTGAATCCCGCGCCGTCTCGACCGGCATGAGCGATGAGCAATGGGTGGAGATCCGCTCCGGCATCGATCCGACGGACCGGGTGGTGATCCGGGGCGGCTTCACCGTCAAGCCCGGGGATAAGGTGCGTGTATCCCAGCAATCGCCTGCTCTTTCGCCAGCGCAAGAAAAGGAGAACGGCTGA
- a CDS encoding TetR/AcrR family transcriptional regulator yields the protein MISEASCSNQNKEQILKAAAKLFSENGYAGTSIREIVEAAGITKPTLYYYFQNKEELYLDLMETAINTFHGVLQESRSENGTTEQRLNRMFLSIYDLFRKNADMVRMINSLIWYNVASAPRFDFTAKHRIVESAFQEILETGASQGEFSKARIPELILLLLGFLHSMQAIVVLKPQGIVLDEQVIERVIHTILNGAKRDMPAFSD from the coding sequence ATGATTTCAGAAGCGTCATGCAGCAACCAAAACAAGGAACAGATATTGAAAGCGGCTGCAAAGCTGTTCTCAGAAAATGGATATGCAGGCACTTCCATCCGGGAGATTGTCGAAGCGGCAGGCATTACCAAACCCACCTTGTACTATTATTTCCAAAACAAGGAAGAACTTTATCTCGATTTGATGGAGACCGCCATCAATACGTTCCACGGCGTTCTTCAGGAAAGCCGCTCGGAAAACGGCACTACGGAGCAACGGCTGAACCGCATGTTTCTGAGCATCTATGATCTGTTCCGGAAGAATGCAGACATGGTTCGCATGATCAATTCCCTGATCTGGTACAACGTCGCCTCCGCTCCCCGGTTCGACTTTACCGCCAAACACCGTATCGTCGAATCGGCGTTTCAGGAAATTCTGGAAACAGGAGCGAGCCAGGGAGAATTTTCCAAGGCACGGATTCCGGAGCTCATCCTGCTGCTTCTCGGTTTTCTGCACAGCATGCAGGCCATCGTCGTGCTGAAACCTCAAGGAATTGTTCTGGATGAACAGGTAATCGAACGCGTGATCCACACGATTTTGAATGGTGCCAAACGCGACATGCCCGCTTTTTCTGATTGA
- a CDS encoding sodium:proton antiporter, producing the protein MKKAFCIAILSALLAFFLETSTLLASSPESATLPLGETLPLWSCLPFAGMLLSIALFPLLAPNFWHHHFVKVSFGWAAAMAIPFAFSYGMMAAHEIVHILLADYIPFIILLWSLYTVSGGILLKGSLAGTPIVNVLILLLGTFLASIMGTTGAAMLLIRPFLRANRHRKNRSFMVVFFIFVVANIGGALTPLGDPPLFLGFLHGVPFFWTLHLIPHLLVAAGVLLGVYFLLDWMAYRKEFPDGPKPVSGEKEPLRLAGAHNFIFLCGVLAAVLLSGVVHLGEVNVLGVHRGIQDWLRDGILVLMGILSLITTSITIREDNQFTWFPILEVAYLFIGIFITMIPCLAILKAGTKGHLAFLINAVREPAHYFWAAGILSSFLDNAPTYLTFFSTALGSFYPGIPESQAVHHLIAESNVYLKAVSAGSVFFGACSYIGNAPNFMVRSIAEESGTPMPSFFGYILRYSLVFLIPTFVVVTIVFFRA; encoded by the coding sequence ATGAAAAAAGCATTCTGCATCGCCATCCTGTCGGCCCTTCTCGCCTTTTTCCTCGAAACAAGCACGCTTCTGGCTTCGAGCCCGGAATCCGCCACTCTGCCGCTGGGAGAAACCTTGCCGCTATGGTCCTGCCTGCCGTTTGCGGGAATGCTGCTCTCCATCGCCTTGTTCCCGTTGCTTGCGCCCAATTTCTGGCACCACCATTTCGTCAAGGTCTCTTTCGGGTGGGCGGCGGCCATGGCCATTCCCTTTGCATTTTCCTACGGTATGATGGCAGCTCATGAGATCGTGCACATCCTGCTGGCGGACTATATCCCCTTCATTATCCTGTTGTGGTCGCTATACACGGTATCCGGTGGCATTCTGCTGAAAGGATCCCTGGCAGGAACGCCGATCGTGAATGTGCTCATACTGCTGCTGGGCACGTTTCTGGCATCCATCATGGGAACAACGGGGGCCGCCATGCTCCTGATCCGGCCCTTTCTGCGCGCGAACCGCCACCGGAAAAACCGAAGCTTCATGGTGGTGTTTTTCATTTTTGTCGTGGCCAACATCGGCGGCGCGCTGACCCCCCTCGGTGATCCACCCCTGTTTCTGGGTTTTCTGCATGGCGTGCCCTTCTTCTGGACCCTTCATCTGATTCCGCATCTGCTGGTTGCAGCCGGCGTTCTGCTGGGGGTTTATTTCCTGCTCGACTGGATGGCCTACCGGAAGGAATTTCCGGATGGCCCCAAGCCGGTATCCGGTGAAAAAGAACCGTTGCGGCTTGCGGGTGCGCACAACTTCATTTTTTTGTGCGGCGTTCTGGCTGCGGTTTTGCTGAGCGGTGTGGTGCATTTGGGTGAGGTGAACGTGCTGGGTGTGCATCGCGGAATTCAGGACTGGCTGCGCGATGGGATTCTGGTGCTGATGGGCATCCTCTCCCTGATTACGACATCCATCACCATCCGTGAAGACAACCAGTTCACCTGGTTTCCCATCCTCGAGGTCGCCTACCTCTTTATCGGCATTTTCATCACCATGATCCCCTGCCTGGCCATCCTCAAAGCCGGGACCAAGGGGCATCTGGCTTTTCTGATCAACGCGGTGCGGGAGCCAGCGCATTATTTCTGGGCTGCAGGCATCCTGTCCAGTTTTCTCGATAATGCCCCGACCTACCTGACGTTTTTCAGTACGGCACTGGGCAGTTTCTATCCCGGAATCCCGGAGTCACAGGCGGTTCATCATCTGATAGCCGAATCAAACGTTTACCTGAAGGCGGTTTCTGCAGGTTCCGTATTTTTCGGCGCCTGCAGTTACATCGGCAATGCGCCCAATTTTATGGTGCGATCCATCGCCGAGGAATCGGGCACCCCCATGCCGAGTTTTTTCGGGTATATTTTGCGGTATTCGCTGGTTTTTCTGATTCCGACATTCGTTGTCGTGACGATCGTATTCTTTCGGGCATGA